Genomic DNA from Candidatus Methanomethylicota archaeon:
ATCAAGTGTATTTTATAAGCGTCCTTCCATGAATCGTTTTGTGAGTTTTTCTATCATGTCCTTTGTCATTGAGGTTAGGTCGTATTTCGGTTGCCATCCCCAGTCTTTTCTTGCTTCGCTATCGTCTATTGTTTTTGGCCATGTGTCTGCAATGTTTTGTCTGAAGTCTGGTTTGTATTCACATGTGAATTCTGGGATGTATTTTTTGATTTCTGCTGCTAGTTCTGCTGGTGAGAAGCTCATTGCTGCGAGGTTGTAGCTTGTTCTGCATTTGATTTTTGATGGTTCTGCTTCCATTATGGTTATTGCGGCGTTTATGCAGTCTGGCATGTACATCATTGGTAGGGTTGTGTCTGGTTTTAGGTAGCATGTGTAGTGTTTGTGTTTTATGGCTTCGTAGAACATTTCTACAGCGTAATCCGTTGTCCCTCCACCTGGAAGTGTTTTACTGCTTATTATTCCTGGGTATCTGACGCTTCTAACGTCGACACCGTATTTTAGGTGGTAGTAGTTGCAGAGTAGTTCTCCAGTTACTTTTGTTATTCCATACATGGTTCTTGGGATTAGGATTGTGTTTTGTGGTGTGTTTATTCGGGGTGCTTCTGGTCCGAAGACTGCTATTGAGCTAGGCCAGAATACTTGTATGCCGCCATGCTCCCTTGCAACTTCAAGTACATTGTATAGGCCATTTACATTTACATTCCAAGCAAGTTGAGGATTCCTTTCACCTACCGCTGAGAGTATGGCTGCTAAATGATATATTACATTGACATCGTACTTCACAACTATCTTTTCAATGGCATTTTTATCTGTGACATCCAACAATTCGAAGGGGCCTGTGTTAAGTAGATCTCCACTTGGCTTTCTTATATCAGTGGCGATCACATTATCTCCACCATACCTCCTCCTCAACTCCAAGGTAAGCTCAGAACCTATTTGACCAGCAGCGCCGGTAACGAGAACCCTCTTCAAAAGAATCAACCCACTTGATATAAATTTAACCTTAAAATTTATATAATG
This window encodes:
- a CDS encoding L-threonine 3-dehydrogenase; the protein is MKRVLVTGAAGQIGSELTLELRRRYGGDNVIATDIRKPSGDLLNTGPFELLDVTDKNAIEKIVVKYDVNVIYHLAAILSAVGERNPQLAWNVNVNGLYNVLEVAREHGGIQVFWPSSIAVFGPEAPRINTPQNTILIPRTMYGITKVTGELLCNYYHLKYGVDVRSVRYPGIISSKTLPGGGTTDYAVEMFYEAIKHKHYTCYLKPDTTLPMMYMPDCINAAITIMEAEPSKIKCRTSYNLAAMSFSPAELAAEIKKYIPEFTCEYKPDFRQNIADTWPKTIDDSEARKDWGWQPKYDLTSMTKDMIEKLTKRFMEGRL